The segment CGCGTTCTACATTTTTTTCCGATTCAACGGTAAAGCTCACCTGAGGTGGATAATTATCGACTGGTCCTTCGGCAAAAGAAGCGATAGGTAAGGCCAGTAATGCCAAAGAAAGTGCTTTAAGTTTCATTTTTTCATTCCTATTTGAGTAAGATAAAAATTAAGGGCGATTAATACCACCCCTCATTATTAATGTAAACGTTCGTTGTCGTCTTCGACATCTTCGTCATCGAAAAATTCGCCATCATCGCCGTATTCATCATCTTCCGCATTCGGATCTTCAAAATACGTGCCCCAGCCATCATAAATGCCTTTGTATTTTTCCACTAATGGTAAAATTTCTTTTTGTTGTGCATCGATAATTTCGGGCTTTAATTCTACTTCACTGATGATGTCAAAGCAGAAAATCACCTTGCCACTTTCATCTTCAAATTCTTCCGCTTCTGACACTTCATAGCCTGCTTTGAAAGCATCTACGGCAATTTTTTCTAAAGTATCAAAATCATAATGGGCAATGTGATGTTCGATAATATAAAGGGCATCTGGATCGCTGCCGTCATTTAATAAATCCGTAATGATTTCACGGGTTTCTTCTTGAAGTTCGTTAAAGTTCGTCATAAGGCATTCCTTTTGTCAGAAAAAGTGCGGTCATTGTAGGAGATAAAGATGAAAATGTCGCTAAAAATTTATTCTCATTTCAGTTTGCCTTGAGGGGGCGGAAAGGTTAAAATTCTGCGCGAATAAATTGTGCTTAACATGCCCAGCTGATCACGCTATTTATTGCAGCGAAAAAGTTGGGCTTTCTTATTTTAGAACGAAAAAATGGTCAAACATCTCCCTTATTTCACCTTAAAAACACCGCCAAAAACAACCGCACTTTTAAAGCAAGAGTTCGCTGATTTTATTGTTAAAGAAGATTTAGGCTATGAAATGTCAGGCGAAGGCGAATTTGTGGCGGTAAAAATCCGTAAAACGGATTGCAATACACTGTTTGTGGGTGAAAAACTTGCCAAGTTTGCGGGTATTTCTGATCGAAA is part of the Haemophilus parainfluenzae ATCC 33392 genome and harbors:
- the rraB gene encoding ribonuclease E inhibitor RraB, producing the protein MTNFNELQEETREIITDLLNDGSDPDALYIIEHHIAHYDFDTLEKIAVDAFKAGYEVSEAEEFEDESGKVIFCFDIISEVELKPEIIDAQQKEILPLVEKYKGIYDGWGTYFEDPNAEDDEYGDDGEFFDDEDVEDDNERLH